One window from the genome of Plasmodium relictum strain SGS1 genome assembly, chromosome: 12 encodes:
- the PRPF4 gene encoding U4/U6 small nuclear ribonucleoprotein PRP4, putative, which yields MKINDIFNESKMQENLKLKKNDLNSYEINNEHILEEFEIKSKIRKVCLGIPTKDLDVKNILRLLKEPICLFGEDSYDKRKRLKNILITKYDKLIIKKKSENEEEVEEFQNILKKYYIDFSNLYDLSSSDILKVNDFEEELGKKTLNKHTAKSKEEENSLKEKFYTESTEELKLARIDIMLQTLPRIFLYKEMIYKFQKKYSREDFDNYIISYNENMKNYLDLHISQLGDDRPLTMGKFSPDNSVFAVSSYNTYINLFNYKNDNYNVIKTLKKGHDDKINCIEWNFPNNYSYYSTLNYNDISKKDLLLASCSSDKTFCIWRPFLSDEEITISNKKNNQAKKRNHNDINEINDEKINKENYYENYKEQNGEEVSYEDENKNGQSDKNLLCKVKAHEDRINKICFHPLNKYVLTCSEDETIKFFDIETNKELFYQEGHNSNVYTAAFNTYGNLYLSGDSRGGLMLWDIRTGRNIEKKIVHNKCIMNINFNPFMPNMFCTCSSDNTIKVFDLRNFQTSCNILAHNKIVTDVIFEPMYGRYITSSSFDTFIKIWDSVNFYCTKVLYNNDNKVRNVDISPDGNFISSTSFDRTWKLYKNREFSEDNILSDFF from the coding sequence atgaaaataaatgatatttttaatgaatcgAAAATGCAGGAAAatttaaaactaaaaaaaaatgatctAAATAGTTATGAAATTAATAACGAACATATATTAGAAGAATTTGagataaaaagtaaaataagaAAAGTTTGCTTAGGTATACCAACAAAAGATTTAGAtgtgaaaaatattttaagattGTTAAAAGAACCAATTTGTTTATTTGGTGAAGATAGTTatgataaaagaaaaagattaaaaaatatattaattactaaatatgataaattaataattaaaaaaaaaagtgaaaatgaagaagaagtagaagaatttcaaaatattttaaagaaatattatattgACTTTAGTAATTTGTATGATTTAAGTTCTTcagatattttaaaagtcAATGATTTTGAAGAAGAATTAGGgaaaaaaactttaaataAACATACTGCAAAAAGTAAGGAAGAAGAAAATAGTTTAAAAGAAAAGTTTTATACTGAAAGTACAGAAGAATTGAAATTAGCAAGAATAGATATAATGCTACAAACTTTGCctagaatatttttatataaagaaatgaTATATAAATTTCAGAAAAAGTATTCTAGAGAAGATTttgataattatataatttcttataatgaaaatatgaaaaattatttagatTTACATATCTCACAATTGGGGGATGACAGACCCTTAACCATGGGAAAATTTTCTCCAGATAATAGTGTTTTTGCTGTTAGTAGttataatacatatataaatttatttaactataaaaatgataattataatgtaataaaaacTCTTAAAAAAGGTCATGATGATAAGATAAATTGTATAGAATGGAACTTTCCAaataattattcatattatagtactttaaattataatgataTATCAAAGAAAGATTTACTGTTAGCTTCTTGCTCATCAGATAAAACTTTTTGTATATGGAGACCATTTTTAAGTGATGAAGAAATTActatttcaaataaaaaaaataatcaagCTAAGAAAAGAAATCACAAtgatattaatgaaataaatgatgagaaaataaacaaagaaaattattatgaaaattataaagaacaAAATGGGGAAGAAGTAAGTTATGAAGATGAAAACAAAAATGGCCAGAGTGATAAAAATTTGTTATGTAAAGTAAAAGCACATGAAGATAGAATAAATAAGATATGTTTTCATCCTCTAAATAAATATGTCTTAACATGTTCAGAAGACGaaacaataaaattttttgatattGAAACAAATAAGGAGTTATTTTATCAAGAAGGTCACAACAGTAATGTTTACACAGCTGCTTTTAATACATATGGAAACTTATATTTATCAGGAGACTCAAGAGGTGGCTTAATGCTATGGGATATTAGAACAGGaagaaatatagaaaaaaaaattgttcataataaatgtataatgaatataaattttaatccGTTTATGCCAAATATGTTTTGCACTTGTTCATCTGATAACACTATTAAAGTTTTTGATTTAAGGAATTTTCAAACATCTTGCAATATATTAGCTCACAATAAAATTGTTACTGATGTAATTTTTGAACCTATGTATGGGAGATATATTACTTCTAGTTCTTTTgatacttttattaaaatatgggATTCTGTAAACTTTTATTGCACCAaagttttatataataatgacAACAAAGTTAGAAATGTTGATATATCTCCAGATGgcaattttatttcttctacATCTTTTGATAGAACATGGAAATTATACAAAAACAGAGAATTTTCTGAagataatattttatcagattttttttga
- a CDS encoding kelch protein K13, putative has protein sequence MDCDKIKSNSISNFSVTYDRESVANMNSEKSLSSSENESNSFMNITSKKNEKTENNSFLLDNSSFENIKDSLLESIDLSILDSNLETKKGFFPSNLSKNFNHLSKENISNKYLDKLLNKSESSFMNKKKDINLTDNNATILNSNKKEKFLDSMNHVNNEDSTINTLKKYTNNNINNIYEKKIIENELNDASDFENMVGDLRITFMNWLKKTQMNFIREKDKIFKDKKDLEMERVRLYKELENRKNAEEQKLLEERKKLDIDIANSYKQIKKEKEEHRKRFDEERLQFLQEIDKIKLVLYLEKEKYYQEYKNFENEKKKVVDANIATETMIDINVGGVIFETSRHTLTQQKDSFIEKLLSGRHHVTRDKQGRIFLDRDSELFRIILNFLRNPLSIPVPKDLNESESLLKEAEFYGIKFLPFPLVFCIGGFDGVEYLNSVELLDISQQCWRMCTPMSTKKAYFGSAVLNNFLYVFGGNNYDYKALFETEVYDRLRDVWFVSSNLNIPRRNNCGVTSNGRIYCIGGYDGSCIIPNVEAYDHRMKAWIEIAPLNTPRSSAMSVAFDNKIYVIGGTNGERLNSIEVYDEKMNKWEQFPYALLEARSSGAAFTYLNQIYVVGGIDNEHNILDSVEQYQPFNKRWQFLSSVPEKKMNFASATLSDSYIITGGENGDVLNSCHFFSPDTNEWQIGPSLLVPRFGHSVLIANI, from the coding sequence atggatTGTGACAAAATAAAATCGAATAGtatttcaaatttttctGTCACATATGATAGAGAATCTGTTGCTAACATGAATAGTGAAAAAAGTTTAAGTAGTAGTGAAAATGAATCCAATTCTTTTATGAACATAActagtaaaaaaaatgaaaaaacagAAAATAATAGTTTCCTCTTAGATAATAGCAgttttgaaaatataaaagatagTTTGTTAGAGTCTATTGATTTGAGCATATTAGATTCGAATTTGGAAACAAAAAAAGGATTTTTTCCAAGTAACTTATCAAAAAATTTCAATCATTTATCAAAAGAAAACATcagtaataaatatttagataaattattaaataaaagcgAGTCTTCATttatgaacaaaaaaaaagatataaatttaaCAGATAATAATGCAACGATTCTTAACAgcaataaaaaagaaaaatttttggATTCCATGAATCACGTAAATAATGAAGATTCTACTATAAATACtctaaaaaaatacacaaataataatattaataatatatatgaaaagaagataattgaaaatgaattaaatgatGCAAGTGATTTTGAGAATATGGTAGGTGATTTAAGAATTACTTTTATGAATTGGTTGAAAAAAACTCAAATGAATTTTATAAGAGAAAaggataaaatatttaaagataaaaagGATCTAGAAATGGAAAGGGTAAGATTATACAAAGAGTtagaaaatagaaaaaatgcAGAAGAGCAAAAATTACttgaagaaagaaaaaaattagatataGATATAGCAAATAGCtacaaacaaataaaaaaagaaaaggaagaaCATAGAAAAAGATTTGATGAAGAAAGATTGCAATTTCTTCAAgaaatagataaaataaaactagtgctatatttagaaaaagaaaaatattaccaggagtataaaaattttgagaatgaaaaaaaaaaagtagttGATGCAAACATTGCAACTGAAACAATGATTGATATAAATGTAGGAGGGGTAATTTTTGAAACTTCTAGACACACGCTAACACAACAAAAAGATTcatttatagaaaaattgTTAAGTGGTAGGCATCATGTAACCAGAGATAAGCAAGGaagaatatttttagatCGTGATAGTGAATTGTTTcgaattatattaaattttttaagaaatccATTAAGTATTCCAGTACCAAAAGATTTAAATGAAAGTGAATCTTTACTAAAAGAAGCAGAATTCTATGGAATTAAATTTTTGCCATTTCCACTAGTTTTTTGTATAGGTGGTTTTGATGGTGTAGAGTATTTAAATTCAGTGGAACTATTAGATATCAGTCAACAGTGTTGGCGTATGTGCACACCAATGTCTACTAAAAAGGCATATTTTGGAAGCGcagttttaaataattttttatatgtatttgGAGGAAATAATTATGATTATAAGGCTTTGTTTGAAACAGAAGTATATGATCGTTTAAGAGATGTTTGGTTCGTTTCTAGCAACTTAAATATACCAAGAAGAAATAACTGTGGTGTTACGTCAAATGGAAGAATTTATTGTATTGGTGGTTACGATGGTTCCTGCATAATTCCAAACGTAGAAGCTTATGATCACAGAATGAAAGCTTGGATCGAAATTGCTCCATTAAATACACCTAGATCTTCAGCAATGAGTGTAGCttttgataataaaatttatgttaTTGGTGGAACAAATGGAGAGAGATTAAATTCAATTGAAGtatatgatgaaaaaatgaataaatggGAACAATTTCCTTACGCATTGTTAGAAGCCAGAAGTTCTGGTGCAGCatttacatatttaaatcaaatataTGTTGTTGGAGGTATTGATAATGAACACAATATTTTGGATTCAGTAGAACAATATCAGCCTTTTAACAAAAGATGGCAATTTTTAAGTAGTGTTCcagagaaaaaaatgaattttgcTTCAGCTACATTATCAGATTCATATATTATAACAGGAGGAGAAAATGGGGATGTTTTAAATTCTTGTCATTTTTTCTCTCCGGATACTAATGAATGGCAAATTGGACCTTCACTACTTGTTCCAAGATTTGGTCATTCGGTACTAATagcaaatatataa
- a CDS encoding UDP-N-acetylglucosamine pyrophosphorylase, putative, protein METAIKLLEQHNQLLLCDHLKKFPLHHFDNSYLNNLELFLKKMNEIKNLEEKKEDEYITYLPNYIDINSIYDCKNPENGSIFINMYKKECALNELKCLGLDVIKKNEVAVLFLSGGLGSRLGLNKAKGLLEVTPLLNKTFFQIYFEQIKYLESFCSFNDKTETLKSSENENRNYHSINHNEYEVLGRNNNDKDSYNKNNIYINSSNINNKNNNSFFSQNINCINSTKPSQSKDIQNSTILNNSYGQKKNNEKVSIHIYIMTSNYTHDKIVKYLEENKFFGLRKENVLIFKQCDNYSTDFDYNIILSSPNKLLANPAGNGDVFRAIYKNGIIEDMVNKNIKYIQIVSIDNVLNKIADPVLIGFCSFYRCDIANKSVKRREDESMGVFCLREKKNKENSDKQYNPFSVCEYTEIPKYISKNSRLFEYGNICHHMFSFDFLHYIVKNKIYDKMKLHKITREKEYYDLCLKNKKMNPVVNSFAYCYEYFVFDVFKYAKKILSFEISRDKEFIPIKSNYKGDSILEAQRSLSNLHKSWLINQNFNIIDNEDEKLNFCEISPLVSYDGTFFFDLPKYKNIYLPYALDKSSH, encoded by the coding sequence ATGGAAACTGCTATCAAATTATTAGAGCAACATAATCAATTGCTGTTGTGTGATCACCTAAAAAAATTTCCTTTGCATCATTTTGATAATTCGTATTTGAACAATTTggaactttttttaaaaaaaatgaatgagATTAAGaatttagaagaaaaaaaagaagacgAATATATAACTTATTTACCAAATTATATAGACATTAATAGCATTTATGATTGTAAAAATCCAGAAAATGGaagtatatttataaatatgtataaaaaagaatgtgCACTTAATGAGTTGAAATGTTTAGGTTTAgatgttataaaaaaaaatgaagttgCTGTCTTATTTTTATCAGGAGGATTAGGATCAAGATTAGGTTTAAATAAAGCAAAAGGATTATTAGAAGTAACTCCATTGTTgaataaaacattttttcaaatatattttgaacaaattaaatatttagaaTCATTTTGCTCTTTCAATGATAAAACAGAAACCCTAAAGTCTtcagaaaatgaaaataggAATTATCATAGTATCAATCATAATGAATATGAAGTACTGGgtagaaataataatgataaagatagttataataaaaataatatttacataaatagttcaaatattaataataaaaataacaatagtTTTTTCAGTCAAAATATTAATTGTATAAATTCTACAAAGCCCTCTCAATCAAAGGATATCCAAAATAGTACTATTTTGAATAATTCCTATGgtcaaaaaaagaataatgaaaaagtttctatacacatatatataatgacaTCTAATTATACACATGATAAAATAGTTAAGTAcctagaagaaaataaattttttggtttaagaaaagaaaatgttTTGATTTTTAAGCAATGTGATAATTATTCCACTGATTTcgattataatattattttatcgAGTCCAAATAAGCTACTGGCAAACCCAGCAGGTAATGGTGATGTATTCAGagcaatatataaaaatggtATAATTGAAGATAtggtaaataaaaatataaaatatattcaaattGTAAGTATTGATAATGTGTTAAATAAAATTGCAGATCCTGTATTAATTGGATTTTGCTCTTTTTATCGCTGTGATATTGCTAATAAATCAGTTAAAAGAAGAGAGGATGAATCAATGGGTGTTTTCTGTTtaagagagaaaaaaaacaaagaaaaCTCAGATAAGCAATACAATCCTTTTTCAGTTTGTGAATATACAGAAATAcctaaatatatttcaaagAATTCAAGATTATTTGAATATGGAAATATATGCCATCATATGTTttcttttgattttttacattatatagttaaaaataaaatatatgataaaatgaaattacaCAAAATTACAAGggaaaaagaatattatgatttatgtttaaaaaacaaaaaaatgaatcCAGTAGTTAATAGTTTTGCGTATTGCTAtgaatattttgtttttgatgtatttaaatatgctaagaaaattttatcttttgagATTTCTAGAGATAAAGAATTTATTCCGATAAAAAGTAATTATAAAGGTGATAGTATATTAGAAGCTCAAAGAAGTTTAAGTAATTTGCATAAATCATGGCTTATAAATCagaattttaatataattgatAATGAAGATGAAAAACTTAATTTTTGTGAAATATCTCCTCTTGTTTCATATGAtggaacttttttttttgatttaccaaaatataaaaatatttatttgcCGTATGCTCTAGATAAAAGTTCTCATTAA
- the RAD5 gene encoding DNA repair protein RAD5, putative, giving the protein MTSSNYFKNETKINKKSFNSTKYDYDSDVIEIINLNDNESNHITINDSGSLEKSVGGNLTYNILQETSDDIEIIEDINNYNNEKLKLEKIKEFELSKKKAEFIRDKGVFFEYYLGCIEAESIILSSEVSEIKNDNDIKISYEISPKATKRSYSPMYTLKVNDDYVISNDYVKIIGRNIPTNTNNAKKKKTTVKKRNSTSYNEDYNESHYEAQKIISVDKKYVEFEKNKSEVLKDIYEGYSCIRIRHNNRDVSKLKSDLSKTLSVLLVLNAIRIEIKLARVQLTDIKFGGSLKTFIHVILYPDSFKIDSHKFHEYNSLIKYSVNNLFKELKITPLRLAKIDDINSLENSNFKINKDDLLLSSNNILKSSNINYKKDKNLNTSGANSSGFCTPHKALGFNPRKTDSDLTNIISTKEEEDIIDTLSENEREEDEQATNLVFVEEKYRGGYLLEDFEEIYPNDFYFKPKLKTYQAEGIWWMYTRENPPEYSKKKDKQINIKEIIIDENSKRPNLSDNIIKNEGYVKMEIGDKILKNTLKSSRNESIYNLSDYKNEDVYNLNDHKNENYDNINNCKKEKLEKINDFVNIEYADDDIRNKEPLNPLWEEHAFIPNIKIYEKEEIVCVLKYFYINKSTGAFSLTYPQYVPPFRGGILADEMGLGKTIQSIGLITHDIYCNNLHLKESNMKNKNNFIYIIENTIRGFNFKNGGTLVVAPLALLYQWKQEIERHTKEGFISSYIYYGNSKDISSEELSKYSVVLTTYSTLVSEYKNTLSKRYDFKECDTTKSKSNDKKKLKDSLNKVGTKKLNNFFMKTVLGSCNSSSDNIAKSNEEKTNKLRNNIKECSLYKITWRRIFIDEAHVIKNKNSIQSIAVWKLRGERKWCLTGTPIQNSIFDIFPLFRFLGIKPYGTIEWWNKEILDYVNKNRLHLALDVVRKISSPILLRRTKKSKAKDGNYIITLPKKNIHLEKLEFSLEEEDFYRAIFYRSKTKFDTYMHDGNVLSHYSHVLQLLLRLRQCCSHPLLLFSKPFFEEWNREDMNNALKHKNDSPLMEKKNGNSFFNGNYNDDKDSENGLDGNKEENNIIYNFILGATKSKKLDDDYANELEILKNGNAVQCAICLEDAIFPLISKCLHIMCKKCADDYFHLTQIADKKCPQCDNYINLKSLKTLQENKSPLDELLKKMKKENFVYSTKLKKLFEHIQNDMKNELHIVVFSQWIGFLKIIQKLLMLHNIPNKIYDGSLTYEERKSVLHWFNIQKGNIYHPGIGFVKPSHTIPMEDIAGKVLLCSLKAGGVGLNLTVSSKVYLMDMWWNPAVEDQAFERVHRIGQLKDVDIYKFVLKKTVEERILQIHQSKQYTANQILAQEGNKINTEMNLAPQKLGMDDFILMFKDWNSEE; this is encoded by the exons atgactagttcaaattattttaaaaatgagaCTAAAATCAATAAAAAGTCATTCAACTCAACTAAATATGATTATGATAGTGATGtaattgaaataataaatttaaatgataatgaaTCTAACCACATTACCATAAATGATTCAGGCTCTCTTGAAAAAAGTGTTGGAGGAAATTTAACTTACAATATATTACAAGAAACAAGCGATGACA ttGAAATTATAGAAGATATAAACAactataataatgaaaaattaaaattagaaaagataaaagaatttgaattatcaaaaaaaaaagcagaATTTATAAGAGATAAAGGTGTTTTTTTTGAGTATTATTTAGGATGCATAGAAGCTGAATCAATAATTTTATCAAGTGAAGTGAGTGAAATTAAGAAtgataatgatataaaaataagctATGAAATTTCTCCAAAGGCAACAAAAAGATCATATTCTCCTATGTATACACTAAAGGTAAATGATGATTATGTAATATCAAATGATTATGTCAAAATAATTGGTAGAAATATACCTACAAATACAAATAAcgcaaaaaaaaagaaaactacagtaaaaaaaagaaattcaaCTTCATATAATGAGGACTATAATGAGTCCCACTATGAAGctcaaaaaattatatctgTGGACAAAAAATACGtagaatttgaaaaaaataaaagtgaaGTTTTAAAGGATATATACGAAGGATATTCATGCATAAGAATTAGGCATAATAATAGAGATGtttcaaaattaaaaagtgaTTTATCGAAAACTTTAAGTGTTCTATTAGTCTTAAATGCAATAAGAATAGAAATCAAATTAGCAAGAGTACAATTAACTGATATAAAGTTTGGGGGAAGtttaaaaacatttattCATGTTATTTTATATCCAGACTCTTTTAAAATAGATTCTCATAAATTCCATGAGTATAattcattaataaaatatagtgTGAATAATTTGTTTAAAGAATTAAAGATCACTCCCTTAAGATTAGCAAAGATTGATGACATTAATTCCTTGGAAAATTCTAATTTTAAGATAAATAAAGAcgatttattattatcatcgaATAATATACTAAAATCctcaaatataaattataaaaaagataaaaaccTAAATACAAGTGGTGCCAACTCAAGTGGTTTTTGTACACCTCACAAAGCCTTAGGTTTTAATCCAAGAAAAACAGATTCTG ATTTAACAAATATTATTAGCACAAAGGAGGAAGAAGATATTATAGATACCTTGAGTGAAAATGAAAGGGAAGAAGACGAACAAGCTACGAATTTAGTTTTTGTAGAAGAAAAATACAGAGGGGGATATTTACTTGAAGATTTTGAAGAAATTTATCCaaatgatttttattttaaaccaaaattaaaaacatatcaAGCAGAAGGTATTTGGTGGATGTACACAAGAGAAAATCCTCCTGAATATTCAAAGAAGAAAGATAAACAAATTAACATAAAAGAAATCATAATAGATGAAAACAGTAAGAGACCTAATTTATctgataatattataaaaaatgaagggTATGTAAAAATGGAAATTGGTGATAAAATCCTTAAGAATACTCTAAAAAGTTCTAGGAATGAAAGCATATATAACTTATctgattataaaaatgaagatgtatataatttaaatgaccacaaaaatgaaaattatgataatataaataattgtaaaaaagaaaaattagaaaaaataaatgattttgTGAACATTGAATATGCAGATGATGATATAAGGAATAAAGAACCATTAAATCCACTATGGGAGGAGCACGCATTTATTccaaacataaaaatttatgaaaaggAAGAAATTGTATgtgtattaaaatatttttatataaacaaatCAACAGGAGCATTTTCATTAACATACCCCCAATATGTTCCTCCTTTTAGAGGTGGTATTTTAGCGGATGAGATGGGCTTAGGTAAAACTATTCAAAGTATTGGATTAATAACTCATGATATTTACTGTAATAATTTGCATCTAAAAGAAagtaatatgaaaaataaaaataattttatatacataattgAAAATACTATAAGAGGGttcaattttaaaaatggaGGAACATTAGTTGTTGCTCCTTTGGCTTTGTTATATCAATGGAAACAAGAAATAGAAAGACATACTAAAGAGGGATTTATAAGCTCCTACATATATTATGGTAACTCTAAAGATATATCTAGTGAAGAATTGTCAAAATATTCCGTCGTTTTGACAACATATTCCACTTTAGTATCTGAATATAAGAACACTTTAAGTAAAAGATATGATTTTAAAGAATGCGATACTACAAAAAGCAAAAGCAACGATAAGAAAAAACTTAAAGATAGTTTAAATAAAGTTGgcacaaaaaaattaaataattttttcatgaAAACTGTATTAGGTTCTTGTAATTCCTCAAGTGATAATATAGCAAAATCTAATGAGGAAAAGACAAATAAGTTAAGAAATAACATTAAGGAATgttctttatataaaattacatGGAGAAGAATATTTATCGACGAAGCTCATgtgataaaaaataaaaattcaattCAATCAATTGCAGTATGGAAATTACGAGGAGAAAGAAAATGGTGTCTAACAGGAACACCTATACAAAATTCaatatttgatatatttCCATTATTCAGATTTTTAGGAATTAAACCATATGGAACAATTGAATGGTGGAACAAAGAAATTTTAGATTATGTAAATAAGAATAGATTGCATTTGGCTTTAGATGTTGTAAGAAAAATTTCATCTCCCATTTTGTTAAGGAGAACAAAAAAATCTAAAGCAAAGGAtggaaattatataattactttaccaaaaaaaaatattcatttagaAAAGTTAGAATTTTCATTAGAAGAGGAAGATTTTTATAGGgctattttttatagaagTAAAACTAAATTTGATACATATATGCATGATGGAAATGTACTAAGTCATTATTCTCATGTTTTGCAACTTTTGCTCAGACTAAGACAATGCTGCTCTCAtcctttattattattctcaAAACCTTTTTTTGAAGAATGGAATAGAGAAGATATGAACAATGcattaaaacataaaaatgatagtccattaatggaaaaaaaaaatgggaaTAGTTTTTTTAATGGCAATTATAACGATGACAAAGATAGTGAAAACGGCTTAGATGGTAACaaggaagaaaataatataatatataattttattttaggTGCAActaaatcaaaaaaattagatgACGATTATGCAAATGAActtgaaatattaaaaaacgGAAATGCAGTACAATGTGCTATTTGCTTAGAAGATGCTATTTTTCCATTAATTAGTAAATGTTTACATATAATGTGTAAAAAATGTGCAGATGATTATTTTCACTTAACTCAAATCGCAGATAAAAAATGTCCACAATgtgataattatataaatttaaaatcatTGAAAACATTACAAGAAAATAAATCTCCTTTGgatgaattattaaaaaaaatgaaaaaagaaaatttcgTTTATTctacaaaattaaaaaaattatttgaacACATTCAAAATGATATGAAAAATGAATTACATATAGTAGTTTTTTCGCAGTGGATAGGATTTctaaaaattatacaaaaattattaatgcTTCATAATATtccaaataaaatatatgatggTTCTTTAACATACGAGGAAAGAAAATCTGTATTGCATTGGTTCAATATACAGAAGGGAAACATATATCATCCAGGAATTGGTTTTGTTAAACCCTCTCATACTATACCTATGGAAGATATTGCTGGAAAGGTACTATTATGTTCTTTAAAAGCTGGTGGGGTAGGTTTAAACTTAACTGTCTCATCAAAAGTGTACTTAATGGATATGTGGTGGAACCCAGCTGTAGAAGACCAAGCATTCGAAAGAGTACACAGAATTGGCCAATTAAAAGATGTggatatttataaatttgttCTAAAAAAAACAGTTGAAGAGAGAATTTTGCAAATTCACCAAAGCAAACAATATACAGCTAATCAAATTTTAGCACAAGaaggaaataaaataaatacagaAATGAATTTAGCTCCTCAGAAATTAGGAATGGATGATTTTATATTGATGTTCAAAGATTGGAACTCAGAAGagtaa